The Streptomyces sp. NBC_01353 genome contains a region encoding:
- a CDS encoding FAD-dependent oxidoreductase: protein MVLRTYLGASAAPVLHPGNAPTAGALRFLLDAGLGQLHDGLTGARIDRLHHGNRPVGLDGHPLLGNAGRPGLRVATGTHRDGLHASPLIAQEIAAEILHGTPSPWPAPWQPGRKPIATGRPPTLSRRHWPTTRPSPPSPACAHP from the coding sequence GTGGTGTTACGCACGTACCTCGGCGCCTCCGCCGCACCGGTCCTCCACCCCGGCAACGCGCCGACCGCCGGTGCCCTGCGTTTCCTCCTCGACGCAGGTCTCGGCCAACTGCACGACGGCCTGACGGGCGCCAGGATCGACCGGCTCCACCACGGCAACCGCCCAGTGGGGCTCGACGGACACCCACTCCTGGGGAACGCCGGGCGCCCCGGTCTGCGGGTGGCCACCGGCACGCACCGCGACGGCCTGCACGCCTCCCCGCTGATCGCCCAGGAGATCGCTGCCGAGATCCTGCACGGCACTCCGAGCCCTTGGCCGGCCCCGTGGCAGCCGGGCCGGAAGCCGATCGCGACTGGACGGCCGCCGACGCTGTCGAGGAGGCATTGGCCCACCACGCGGCCCTCGCCGCCGAGTCCCGCATGCGCCCACCCCTGA